The genomic window CATTCACACAGATATGTTAGAAATCTGTTTCGGTGAAGAAGCAGCCGACTATACATCAATTCAAAACTGGGTAAAAAAAGCTGTGCCTTTCTTACTCCAGTTAAGTGTGAAAGATAACGGCGTAGCTTTAACTGTGCCAAGTTAATTAATTGCTAACAAATATCTTTGCTGTATATTCAGGAAGGTTTACTGTTAGTCCTTCACTACCAATTTTAACTTCCGAGGTATCCAACCACTCGCGCCACACTTCACCCGCAGGAAAATTAGCAACTAGGTAGCTGTCAAAAACATGACTTCCTAAATTAATAACTACAACTACTTGACTACCAGAATCATCCCAACGCCTGTAAGCAAAAACTCTCGCTTCTGGGTTTTCGTGGAAAAATTCAATGTTGTCGCTTTGCAAGGCGGTACATTCCTTTCGTAAAGAGATTAACTGCTGGTAATAAACAAATAAATCTTTATTTTCTTCTCGTTTTAACAACGGCCAAGCAATTTTTTTCGGTTGAGTTACAGTTTCACTTTTGCGCTTATGTTCGCCAAACTCCTCCCCCATCCACAACATCGGTATACCCACCGCCGTCATTAGTAGTACAGCACCTAATTTAGCTCTAGTAAAAGCGGCCTCGTCAAAAATACCGCGATCGCCTAATTCCCTCATGGTACGCTGGCGATCGTGAGTAGCTAAATAATTGACTACATTTGTCGCCATTGCATAGCCTTGTTGCTTGGGATCTAAAACTTGCTTGAGTTCGCCTAAATTAAAGTTTTCGCCGCAGATATGAGGCATGATAAAGTAACGAAAACTCTCATGCCAGCAAGCATCTAAAGGCCCTTCAGGGGCAGTAATGGTACTGGTATCGGGGATATTTTCGGCAATATTATAAAATGGTTTATTGGCGGTATTTTTCTTTGATTGATGAGCTACCCAGTCTAAAAATTCATTATTAGCTAATTGGCGCACCGCATCAAAACGAATTCCATCAATATGATATTCCTGCACCCAAAAACGGACTATATCCCCGACGTATTTCCAAGCGGGTTTAACATCTAGTTTTTCGTCGTAGTTATTGTAGTTAAATTCTGGGCCCCAATGATTTCCCGGATCTTCTGGGTAGTGCATATTTTCGTAGTACCAGTAATTTCGGTCTATTTGCAATAGGGGACATTCTTCATCTGTATGGTTATAAATCCCATCCATAATTACCCGAATACCTCTAGCATGACATTCATCAATAAATTGCTTTAATTCTTCGGTAGTTCCATAACTAGACTCTGTAGCAAAAAAGTGACGAACTTTATAACCCCAACTATAATCGCCGGGATACTCATTGACGGGCATTAATTCAACCGCATTTATGCCTAAGTCGCGCAAATAGTCTAATTTAGAAATTGCATCTGTATATTTTCCTTTCCTGTCGTCGTCTATTTCTCCGCCTGTAAAATCAGCTATATGCAGTTCGTAAATAACTAATTGACGGTTTTCTGGCAATGGGACATTATCATGTTGCCAAGTATAGGTATCAATAATGCGATCGCCACCTTTGACCCTAACTAAACCATATTTCTTTTCGTCATCCACATCTGTAGCGTAAGGATCGACAACTTCTATCCAGCTATCGGCTTCAAACTGCGGACTTTTTGTTTGAATGCGAAACTTATATTGATAAACTCCATCCGCCAAATCTACCTGAGTGCGAAAATAGCCATCTTCGCCTTTTTCCATTGGTACGTCTTCCCAGTTAGAAAAAGAGCCAATCAAAGCCGCTTGTTGATTGCGTGGAGCAAATAAATTAAACTCTATAGAACTTGCCATCGATTTCCCTTTGTCTTGTGCGGAAAGAAAGTTTTAGTAATTAATACCAGCGCCGAGCGCCGATATTAAATTTACAAGCATTCACTTGTTTTTTGCTTCTTTCCTAAGAGACATCCAGAAGTTTTATCGGGAATATTTAATTATCTATATTAATAAAAAAATAAATAATGCTACAAATTAAACTTTGTTTTAGAATCAACATTTTTAAGTAAGAATTGCAGTTTTTGATAAATGGTTATTGAAAGCTCAAATTTATGGCTTTGTAATCTCATTCATAAATTGGGTCATGGCTTCAAGTTGTGAAGGTATCAATACGCAATGCACCAGTAGTTCTAAATTTAATTCGGATAAAAGTTCGCTGCGGGAGACAGATTCATAATTATCGCTGCGTAATCAATACAAAGAAAGTTGATTGTTTTCCCCTGCACGAGTGGCGCTACCTACAGGAAAATTGAGTATATTCCTGTAAAAAAAGTAAGCTGCTATTAAAGTAGCGATCGCGCAAGTTCCAAAAACGCGAACAAACTAGCAACTCTGCAACGTACCCGATTCTAGTTGTTCTAGATAGATAAACTCTGGAGACTTTACACCCGCCTCTATTCTGATTTTGACGAGTTCGGGAGATTCAAAAAATGTTTTGGCATCCTCTATTGATGTCCAAGCGGAAAAATGCACTATTTTGTTAGCATCACTTTCATACTTTAAAACTTGATAAATTCTTTCTCCAGCATCAAAGCGGATATTCGCCGCCCGATCAAAAATCTTCTTCCATGACTTATAGTCTTCAACTTCATGGATGATTAATACATAGTGCATAAATTGATAATCAAACTTTGATAATTATCAGTATATTTAAGCACAACTTTGAGAAAAGGGAAGGTAATTGAGCATCGGAAACTGCTAAATTACCCGTTCCCAATTAACCAAGCAATTCCATGGCGCGTTTAACTAAGTTTTCCGCCGTTAACCCATTAAACGCCATAAGTTCGGCGGGACTTGCGGTAGTTTCTCCTCGCTTCCAAGCAAAGGTATCGCGCTTTGAGTTGCTGCGTAACATAATTGGTTCTAACATCCCACTTGCACCAGCAGTTACACCAATTAAAGCATCACCGCCAAATAACTCCTCAAAACCCCCATCGCTTAAAAATTCGCCATCGGGTTCGCTGCAAGTATCCCAAGCTACATCGGTAGGACGATATAAGCGACGAGGATTGACAACAGAAACAATGCGTACCCCGATTTCTTGCGCTTCTAAATAAGTCGCTGCTTCAAAAACTGGCATAAGTACCATATCGCCAATTACCGCAAATACTACTGTTTTCGTACCTTTTACATCTTGAAGTGCGATCGCGCCCTTAACTAAAGCTTGTCTACTTTGCTCGAATGTAGTCCGAATTGGCAAAGGCGACTTACTAGCAGTAATTACAATCCCTTTATTTTTAGTAGATAACGCCCACTCATAGCAAGTTTGAATACTATTCGCATCCGGGGGAAATACCGGGAAAACGTTGCCATTTCGCATCATAGCGGCAAAATAAGCCTCAATTTCTGGGCGTTGGTGCGTCCAACCATTGCGCCCTTGCTCTAAAGCCCCCGCAGTAAATAAAGTAACAACTGATGGTGTAGGACGGCGCAATTCTGCCATTGCTTGAGTTACAGTCTGCATAATTGGCAAACCATTAATCGCAAAGGATTCGTAAGAACACCATAGAGTACGGCTACCCATTAAACACAACCCCACAGCTAAACCCGCGCAAGCATCTTCGCTTAAAGGTTCGTAAACTTGCCCAGTAGGGTTTTGAAAATATAGATCGTCGGTAGTAGGGTGGACAATTTTTAAAGCTTGGTTAATGTTGGCAATTCCTGATGCTTCATTGCCATCAGCGTTAGTGACAATAAAATTGCGATCGCTTTTTCCCACCATCCCGACGATTTTTCCCATAGCCGTTGTAGCTACTTTGGGTTCTCTCCCTACAGCATATTCTTCTAAACCTAGTTCGCCCAGTTCTGATAATTCATAAACCGATTCTGTAACCGATGTCCGCCCCGCCGAGCCTCCTCCAGAGCGTTCAAAGTTGTTTCGCACCAATTCCCACGCCGCCGGGGTTAAGGCACGAGTTTTGAGGGCGTTTACTATCTCTGCGTTATCTAAAGTGTGCATGGCATAGAGGTTATGAGATTTTGCCCCTTTAGCGTGTACTCCCGCACCTTTTAGCTGCTTAATAATCAATACTGTTAGTTTGCCACCCAAAGCCAATTTAGCAGCGCGATCGACGGCTACAAGCACCGCTTTAGTGAATTCTAAACGATGCTCAAAAGAGAAAGCGGTGCTATCAACGTAATCTCCTGGTTGATTTTTGTCGTCAAAGTCTTTGGCATTAACTAAAATCACTTCCTCAAAGCCGTTACCTTGCCAATAAGCAATCATCTCTGCATTAGATTTTGTCGAAACCATGCTGTGATGTTCTTGGCTAAAACCATTCCAGACTAAAACAGGTAAAAAGTTAGTTACATCAGGATAAGCGGTGTGGAAGTGCGCCATCGAACTAACAATATACGGTTCTCCCAAGCCACCATCGCCGACAGTAAAGGGAAATAGCTTATCTCTATGCAGTTTAGCGGCGGACATGGCGAAATGTTGCCCTTGTCCTAATGGGCCTGCGGGGGCGAGAATACCAGGTATAAAGCCCGATAAATGACCTAAAAGCCCGTGTTTTTCGCGGTATCTGTCGCGCAATTGTTGCACATTGACTATTCCCATGTCTTCTAAAGACTTATCTAAAAACATGGCACTATAAAAACCGGGGGCATGGTGTCCGACTTCAGTAATAATATTTTTATGCCCCAGCATAACTAAAGCCGCGTAAGCCTCCGCTTGACTTGCAAAGCCTCCGGGATGTCCTGATGCTTTGCTGGCGGTAACTTGCAATGTTAGGTAACGTAAGGCATCGGCTGCAAGTAAGGTTTGAAATACAGCATCGGGGGATTGAGGATCAGTAATCGCTGTTTGATTAGGCGCGATCGCACATTCTTTGCCATACGTCTCAAATTCTGGCAATTGTTCGCCAAAATACTGAATTCCTTGACAAAAATCTGGAATTGATACTTTTGTTTCTTGAGTCGATGCCGTCATGCCTACTTTCCTTCTAGTTAATTATTTAACGTTTATTCTACAGTTGTGCTGTTGCTTGGATACTTTACTTTTGCTTATTAGTTCCATTAATCCCGCACTCAGCAATAATGTCAGGAAAAAATATTGATTATTTCTATCAGCTAATAATTTTTGATAGCAAAGCTTATAAGATCGTTTAGTCTCAAATTATCAAACATTTATGCAAGTAATTAATGGGCCCAGTACACCACAATTTATCCAACTAATGGAAGCGATCGCCCGTCCTACCCAGCGTTTAGATGCCTATGCTAAAGAATACGGCGATGTTTTTATCTCTAAACTAAGTGGCTTTCGTCCTTTTGTCCTTTTCAGCCATCCCCAAGCAATTCAACAAATACTTACCGCCGATCCCAATTTATTTGATTCTGGAGTGGGGAATCAAATTTTACATCCTTTAGTAGGTGATTATTCGCTATTACTATTAGATGGAAGTAGCCATCAACGCCAACGTAAATTGCTAACTCCTCCCTTTCATGGCGATCGCATGAAATCCTACGGGACGCTAATTTGTGAAATCACAGAACAAATTATGAATCAACAGGCAATTGGGGAAGTATTTTCTGTGCGATCGGCTACTCAAGAAATATCTTTAAGAGTAATTTTAAAAGCCGTCTTTGGCTTAGATGAAAACGAGAGATTTCAACAACTTAGAAAACTTTTAAGTTCAATTTTAGATGCCGTAGGTTCGCCCCTAAATTCTACTTTGTTATTTGTTCCAGGGTTGCAAAAAGATTTAGGTGCTTGGAGTCCTTGGGGTAAATTTGTCCGCCAAAGAAGAGCAATAAATCGGTTGATTTATGATGAAATTGAAACCCGTAGAACTAACAATAATATTTTTGGCGAAGACATTTTAAGCTTGATGATGTCTGCAAAAGATGAAAATGGGCAATCAATGACATATGCAGAATTGCGCGATGAATTAATAACTTTGTTATTTGCCGGACATGAAACTACAGCCTCAGCTTTAGCCTGGGCTTTTTACTGGATTCATAAGTTACCAAATGTCAAGTCTAAGCTATTAGCAGAACTAACTACCATTGGGACTAATTTCGATCCAAATGTAGTTGTTAAACTGCCTTATTTAACGGCGGTTTGTCAAGAAACTTTGCGAATTTATCCCATTGCTATGTTTACCTTCTCGCGCATTTTAAAAGCACCTATGCAAATCATGGGTTATGACTTCGCTGCGGGGACACAATTAACACCTTGTATATATTTAACCAATCAGCGAGAAGATATTTATCCCGAACCAAAACAGTTTAAACCCGAACGTTTTTTAGAGCGTCAATTCTCACCTTACGAGTTTCTCCCTTTTGGCGGTAGCAATCGGCGCTGTATTGGGATGGCGTTTGCTATGTTTGAAATGAAACTCGTACTAGCAAGAGTTTTGTCACAATGGCAAATGAATTTAGCCGAAACTAAACCAGTGCAACCTGTACGTCGCGGTATCACTCTCGCACCATCGGGAGGCGTAAAAATGTGGTTAAAAACTAAGTGTTAGTACGTATTTATAAAGCAATAAGTATAAAATGTAAAACTTTTGTAGCTAATCGTTTAAAAAATAATTTAGATGTTAATTTTGATGAGAGCAATTACTTTATTATTCATACCGTCTTATTTAAAGTATAAATTAATTGTGAAGGTCGTAGGGGCGCAATGCATTGCGCCCCTACGGGATAATGTTTATGAATCAAATAGGATTGCTATATTTAAAGTATAAATTAATACTCTATGAAAGTGAATAATTTAAAAACAGCTTTTAAAATTTCCTGTAGAAATCGCGGTTTTGTTTTACCGATTGCCTTAACAATGGGAATTGTAATGATTTTAGTAGGAGTAGCAGCCGTTGCTAAATCCTATAGTCTTCGCCTCAACACGTCTGCACGCAAACAAACTGGGGGAAGTTTAGCAGTAGCTGAAGGAGGCGTAGCTAGAACTTTGGCTCAACTTACGAAAGCTAATAATAGAGTATTATTAACCGGAAATTACGATGCTATAAATCCGAAAACTAACAAAACTTATCTAGGAGCTGATGGGATTTTAAATAATGGTGACGAAGAAACAACTTTAGTAAATCAGTGGACAAGCTTCGGTGGTAGTTCTCCATGCAGCGCTATTGCTAGTCCCGGAACTCCTGACGCTACCCATAACGGCTCAATTGGTGGCGACTCTTATACGCTTAAAGCCTATCGTTATCATAATTCCAGTAGTACAGGCACTTTCTTAGTAGAAGGTAAACAGAATAACTCAGTTTCACTACTTAAAGTAACTATTACTGTTGACTCAATTATCAGCGATTTTCCTGGTGTTGTGGCAGTGGAAAAAATGGAACTATCAGGGCGTGAGGTGATTGGTAGCAATGGAAATGTTTACTACGATCCTGCTTTTTCTGCTAATAAAAGCTTAACTGCTGCTGCTGCGCCTGGCGATGCTAATAGACCAGATTATTTAAACGCGATCAAATCCGGTACAAATGATAGTTTTAGTAACGACAATGTAGCAGGAAAAATTGTTGCGTGTAAACTAAATCCTACTTTTGCTTATGCTCCTCAAGGCGCAAATTTAGGTGATATTACTGATAGTTTTAATTTACCACTTGCTGGAGCAAGTAGCGGAATTACACGCTATCAAGCAGGCAAAATAGATATTGCCAATAAAACTATAAATGTTAACACTACTAATGGGTCAGTATATATATATGTAAACAGTTCTGTAACTGTCAAAGGAACTGCAAAAATTGTCAATTTCCGTACTGATGGTATACCCCCAAAAGTAGGAGATTTGCGGATTATTATCTCTACTGACAGTCAAACACAAATTGATGGCACGCCTTGTATTGAAAATGCTTTTTTCTATTCCCCTACAGGCAACTTACAATTAGGAGGTTCTGGCGGTGGTTGCCCACGTATTGGGAATACAAATATTGATGGCGTTGTGTGGGCAAAAGTAATTACTAATACGTCTGGTAGTAATTCTGGCATAGCTGTACCCGATGATTTATCTAGTTTGTCAGATATTGCCAGTAGTATAGGCTTATCAGGAACTAAAAAGTTTGGATCTGTAAAAAATTGGCAGCGTCAACAATTATAAATGCTGCAATCAAAAAAGAAATTGTTTTCCCAGGGTTTTACAATCATTGAAGTTGTAGTTTCAATGCTAATAATAACGATATTTCTCGCAATTGCCATGCACTTAATGGTAGTTGCAGCAATTTTTAAAGCTCGTGCCGATCAGTACGATCGCGCTATAGTGTGGATTCAGGAAGACTTAGAACAAGCGATCGCCATCGCCCAACAATACGAGCAAAATGCTACCCCCTACTCGACAAAATGCAGCGCTACGGTAGCAAGTAACGGACTAGCGGCGGGATTGCTTAACGATCCGACAGGTATTGGCGGTACACCAAAAAACTTTGGGGTTAGAAGCTTTGGTAGTACAAGTTTTACGATGACGCGCACCGCAGATTATGCTACTTCTTTCGATCCTTTTAAATTGCTTAGATTAAATTATAGTGTTACGCCAGCTAATGGCGGCAGTGCGATCGCAACTATTAGTACAGAGGTAATAGCCAATGCCACGTTTAAATGCCCCTAAAAAAAACTTAGGTTTTACATTAATTGAGATTTTAGTAATTATTTTAATTGTGGGAATTTTAAGCGCAATTACTATTCCTAGTTTCATTAGTCTTGTTGATAAAATTAATCTAAACAATGCTGTTATCGAAGTAAGAGCAGCATTACAAACAGGACAAAGAGAGGCTATTCGCAAAAGCCAAGTTTGTAGTGTTGGTTTAAATACTGTAGAACGCACGGTCACGAGTTATTGTTTAGGTGAAGTAAGTAATTTGTCTACTCAAGCAGATATTGCTACTAACATTAGTAAAAATTCTGGTTCACCTGGCAACACCATTAATATCAACTTTGGTATTTTGGGAACAGCAGAATTTATAGTAGATCCAGAAGATGATTTAGAAGCAAGTCAAGGGACAGTTCAGCCAAATTATACAGAAATGAGTTGGTATCAAGTATCTATTTCACCACAAGATAATACTGGTAAAATTGTTTTTTATCTCAACAAAAATCCAGCTTTAACTAAAAAATGTATTGCTATATCTAATATTTTAGGATTGACTAGAGTTGGCAACTATACAGGTAAGATCAACAATAATTCTAAACTTAGCAAAAAAGGAATTTGCACTGCTTATTAAAAATAAATTAAATTTAACTTAAATACTTGTGTATAAGTTTTAAACCCATGAAAACTAAAATATTCACCTTTTTTAAAAGTTTACTCAATTGGCAAAAAATTAATCAGGGTTTTACCTTAATAGAACTATTGGTAGCCGTTGTAATTAGTACAATTGTTATTAGCATTGCTGGCTTTGGAATAACTACAATTTTGACTATGGATAATCGAGCAGAAGCTACCATTGAAAGACAAGTAGACCTCAACCGTGCCTTTGATTTTTTGACTAATGAAATCCGCATGGCACAGAGAATAAATTTTACTGCTACTACCGCCGCCAATGGTACAACCGTTACGCTGGACGATGTGGTTGCAAGTTCCGGGCTGAATCTTTCGCAGCTAGGCGATTATGGCAATATTGTTTTATATCTAGAAATACCGATCGCCAATTCTCCGGCGGTTTGTCCGGCAAATAGTCCAAATGCGGGGTTTGCGCCACCAGAACCTAGTAACCACGATCGCGTTGTTTACGATATTCGTGCCAATACCGGGGTATGGTTAGACCCCCAAGTAATCAATCGCTACGGACGTATACCCAGCCGTGACGGCACTATAAACCCCTGTAACAATCCTATAAGTGGGGATATTTTTGTTGATGCCATTTCCGATATTGACATCAACCCCACCAATTGCACCGCCCCGGCCGTTCTGTCTGGTAGTGGAGGATTTTATGCTTGCACGGAGGGTCTGAAAGTAGACCTTTATTTACGCAGCAGAGGTACGAATACAAAGGCTTACAATATTGCTAGTAGAGCGGTTTCAAGGCTTAGTGGTACAACAACTGTAGTCTTAACTTTATCGAGAACGCGACTTTCTAGCAGCGATACAATGAATTTAGCTTGGACGTGGACAGGTTCTAATAACGTCACTTTTAAGCTTGTTCAGCGTGTTAATGGGGCTAATACAGAAATATATAATGGCTCTGCTTTGAATACTGTTAGCACTCTATCTGGCAATCTCAACGACTTAAATTGTTATACCGTTACAGCAATAGTTGACTCAAATACTCAAATTGCCAGTAATCAAGTATGCGAGCCTAAGTAGTTGTATTTTTTGCAACTATTAATTGAGTATTAACACTGGTTTGCATAATTAAAAAAAAAGGGAAACTAATATAGATAAGATATCCTGCTTTAGCCAATAATGAGGCTCCCTAACTTACACAAATTATCGGTAAAAACTCGTTTGGCGATCGCCATGGGAGCGATGTTTGTGCCTTTAGTAGTGTTAGCAGGAGGTGCGCTTTTTTACTTTGAAAAAGGCATTAATGCTTTTGGAAAGATCGAAAATCAAGCTCTAGAAGTTTTGTTTCCCCTTGCCGACCTAGAAGCTTTAATTATTGACACCTCAAAACCAGTTAAAGATTACATGATTGACGGTAATCAAATAGCGCGAAATGACTTTTTTCGCAACAGTCAAGAAATAAATCGCACCTTTGCCGCTCTGCTTAACGTGCCTTCTAATTTGCCAGCACAAAAAAAATTGCTCCAAGCCAGTCAGAGACAATGGCAAGAAACTTTAGCAATTGGTCAAACTATTTTTGCCTATGCCGATCCCGCCACCAATTCCCACGCCGCCCAAGCTGCCGAACAATTCTACAATCGCAATTCTCAAGTTGTTAGTAACCTCGACAAGTTATACAAACAACTTACTGATTTTCAAATAAATGAAAGTTTACGTCAAGCCGAGTTAGCTAAACAGCAAGTGAGAATAATTGTAGCGATCGCCTTTCTATTGGGTGTCAGTATGGCAATTATCACTAGCACGATTATGGTTCGCTCGATTGTAGAGCCATTAAGCGTTTTAGAAAAAGGAGTCGCACAGTTAGGAAGTGGTGATTTTTCTTATCGCATCAGCCTGGCAAACCAAGATGAATTAGGACAATTAGCCGCAGCATTTAACCTCATGATTGAAAAGCTACAACAAAGCCAAACAGCACTCAAAAATTTAGCAATTTTAGATGAGCTAACCGGATTATACAATCGCCGCGAGTTCAACTCACAGCTAAAAAATGAGCTAGAACGCTCTGGGCGTTTTGGTCATTATTTTAGTTTATTAATGCTAGATATCGACTACTTTAAAAAACTAAACGATACGTACGGTCATCAAGTAGGAGATTTGGCTTTGCAGACTATTGCTGCTTTGCTTAAGCAAGAATTTCGAGCCTTAGATGTGGTAGGACGGTACGGGGGCGAAGAATTTGTCGTAATTCTTCCAGAGACATCAGCTTTTAGTGCTTACACGGTAGCAGAACGAATCCGCCAGCTAATTTCTAACTCTGCTTTATTTACAAACGAACAACAAACAATTAATGTGACAATTAGTGGAGGAGTTGCAACTTTCCCCATCGATGGAGGTACTCAAGAAGCCTTAATTTATGCCGCAGACCAGGCTCTTTACGCCGCTAAACGCTCTGGTCGCAATCAAATTATTATGTACGGTAGCTTAACCGTTAAAAAGATATTTTAAACAATGAAACTTAGCCTGTGTGCGATCGCCCTCAATGAAGAATCAGCTTTACCCAAATGTTTAAGTAGCGTCGCTGGTGTCGTAGATGAGATAGTTTTGCTCGATACAGGTTCAAGCGATCGCACCTCTGAAATTGCCCTTAGTTTCGGCGCTAGGGTGTACGAATATAAATGGTGTAACGACTTTTCCGCCGCCCGCAATGAAGCGCTAAAGTACGTTCGAGGTGATTGGGTATTGGTACTAGACGCGGATGAAGTATTAGTCCCAGAAATTGTCCCCAGTCTCAAGCAAGCAATAAATAACGAAGCCTATTTGCTAATTAATTTACTACGCTATGAAGTTGGAGCGGCAAGTTCTCCCTACTCTTTGGTTTCTCGTTTGTTTCGCCGTCATTCCAATATTTATTTTGCTCGTCCTTATCATGCTTCGGTAGATGATAGCGTGACATTAATTTTAGAGCGAGAATCTCATTGGAAAATCGGCAATTTGCCAGGAGTAGCGATCAATCATGTAGGTTATCAAAAAAATGCGATCGCCTTATTAAACAAGTTTGATAAAGCTAGAACCGCTATGGAAGGCTTTTTAGCCACCCATCCTCACGATCCTTACGTTTGCAGCAAGTTGGGTGCTTTATATGTTGAGCAGGATTTATTAGCCGAAGGTATGGAATTATTAGAGCGGGGTTTACAAGCAAAAGATGTTAGTTCTGATCTTCGTTACGAACTTCACTACCATTTAGGAATTGCCTATACAAAAGTGCAACAGGTAGAAAACGCTCAGTCTCATTATGAAAGTGCGATCGCATCTTCGGTTTATCCAATGCTCAAACTCGGCGCTTACAATAACTTGGGGGCTTTAAAACGAGCAACGGGCGACTTAATCGCTGCTAAAACTGCTTACCAAACGGCGGTCAACATCGATCCTAATTTTGCTACTGGTTACTACAACTTGGGAATAACGCTCAAAGCTATGGGGAATTTGACTGAAGCTATAGCAGCTTATAAAAAAGCAATTTCTATTCATCCCAGTTACGCCGAAGCTTATCAAAACTTAGGGGTAGTTTTATTAAAAGCTG from Synechocystis sp. PCC 7509 includes these protein-coding regions:
- a CDS encoding glycosyltransferase, with the protein product MKLSLCAIALNEESALPKCLSSVAGVVDEIVLLDTGSSDRTSEIALSFGARVYEYKWCNDFSAARNEALKYVRGDWVLVLDADEVLVPEIVPSLKQAINNEAYLLINLLRYEVGAASSPYSLVSRLFRRHSNIYFARPYHASVDDSVTLILERESHWKIGNLPGVAINHVGYQKNAIALLNKFDKARTAMEGFLATHPHDPYVCSKLGALYVEQDLLAEGMELLERGLQAKDVSSDLRYELHYHLGIAYTKVQQVENAQSHYESAIASSVYPMLKLGAYNNLGALKRATGDLIAAKTAYQTAVNIDPNFATGYYNLGITLKAMGNLTEAIAAYKKAISIHPSYAEAYQNLGVVLLKAGLVADSLAAFNRAIALHNEQNPVAAQQLRQGLQDMGLVK